CATGTGTGTCTTGCTCTTTTGAACTTTATGTACTTTATTTTATTTTATTATACAACGGGGTTGAATTGGTTGACTTACGAGCAATACGACAACTGGATTCCCGATAACAGCATTCGGGAATGACATATCAGGACGCAGATGAACCCCCGATAAAATCATTCGGGGGCAGGCTCCGATTATCAGGATTTTAAGTATCCAGACATTTCTGCGAGAATCAGCGTCCCCAAAAAACAACTCGTTCTTTCTTACTTTTTCACTTTCTTATTTTCTTTCTGCTTCAGTGATTAACTGGCAGGCAGTAGATTATGGTGGTGGTAAAAGGAAATCGGCAAATTATATTATAAACGATTCTGTTGACCAGATACTTACAAAATCACAAAGTGCAGGTTATATTTTAAGTTCGGGTTTTGTAAGTGGTTTTGTTGCACCAACTTTGTATTCTATAAGTGGATATGTGAAAGATTTAAGCGGGACAGGGATAAGTGATGTAACCATAACAGTGACAGGCGATAGTCAAACAACAACGGTTACAGATGCGAACGGATATTATGAGATTTCAAATCTTGTGGCAGGGAATTACACTGTTACACTGACAAAAACAAAATATAGTTTTACACCTGAATATAAAAAGTATGTTCCACTTTCATCAAATCAGGACAACCAAAACTTTACCGGGATAGCAGTAAAAATTGATGTTACAGTAGGCGATGCCAAAATCCAGGGTGGTAGTAAAGGATATGTTCAGCCAGCGAAGCGCGAGCAGGCAATAATAGCGGTGAACCCGACTGGCTCCGGAAAGATAAATGTTAAGATATATACTATAAAAGGCGAGATGGTTTG
This region of Elusimicrobiota bacterium genomic DNA includes:
- a CDS encoding carboxypeptidase regulatory-like domain-containing protein, yielding MINWQAVDYGGGKRKSANYIINDSVDQILTKSQSAGYILSSGFVSGFVAPTLYSISGYVKDLSGTGISDVTITVTGDSQTTTVTDANGYYEISNLVAGNYTVTLTKTKYSFTPEYKKYVPLSSNQDNQNFTGIAVKIDVTVGDAKIQGGSKGYVQPAKREQAIIAVNPTGSGKINVKIYTIKGEMVWETDKTVSAGVQDSISWACKNIDDDFVGSGIYIVHIKGAGVDIKKKVAVVR